A single window of Verrucomicrobiota bacterium DNA harbors:
- a CDS encoding cation diffusion facilitator family transporter, protein MGHNHDHSHNHSEGNVKVAFFLNLSFTIIEIIGGLYTNSLAILSDALHDLGDSLSLGLSWYFQKLSKKGRTKTFSYGYKRFSLLGAIINSIVLVAGSIFILTKA, encoded by the coding sequence ATGGGGCATAACCACGATCATTCACATAACCATTCAGAAGGCAATGTAAAAGTTGCCTTCTTCCTCAACCTCAGCTTTACCATTATTGAGATCATCGGTGGACTTTATACCAACAGCTTGGCTATCCTTTCTGATGCGCTACACGATTTGGGAGATAGCCTTAGTTTGGGGCTGTCATGGTATTTTCAAAAGCTATCCAAGAAAGGCAGAACCAAGACCTTTTCCTATGGATACAAACGCTTCTCTCTACTTGGAGCGATTATCAATTCCATAGTGCTGGTAGCTGGATCGATCTTTATCCTGACCAAAGCA